GGAGCTGTGATTTTAGACCTTATGGAGATCAAATGTCTATGCCGCAGTACCTAATGAGATATATTGGCGCGTTGATCGCTTCTTGGAACGCCACAATTGTGATTTTCaatgatatatatatgaatataggtATCTTGCAGAACGTTGCGATTCTTTGAGAAACATTGTTTCTAGCTAAGAAGTGGCTTGGTATTGGcctcattttaaaacattgtttctAGCAAGTGGCCTAATATtgtctaattttttaaacattctttCTGATAATGGCCTCATTTCAAATCTAATAAAAGGTCTCATGCTGATGGTTTCGGTTTAACATTATCAGATGTTTCGTGTTATCTCCTCACCCTACTTGTTTTTAAACGTAAACTTTCCTGGTCATCTATGTGTTGTAGGACCTAGTAAGGTCTAGAGccacaatgtatttttttaatctaaggCAAACACTCAACGAAAGGAAGTAATAAcagatgtatttatttacagttataAAATACACAGACATGAACTTCAGCTATCAATTTACTAGGAGTCTTAAGTTCCACCAGAGCTTTCCTACCCAAAACCTTAGTACAGAcaaccgacacacttcccagtgtcactCCAGGTCCTCACTACAGTTCACTGGTAGCACAAAGGATGGCTCTTAGTCCCAGATAGCTCCCATAACGTGCAGATCACCttatgaaatactcagaaagacacaaagataaaggtacattccttgttccatatgctaggacacatgtTTGCAAATGCTCcaacggacctcattcaccaatcgtaaacaaacaacatttagtcacgtgataatattgataaaacaacgaaaaaaaactcacttgatagccattgtgtattaaaaattaaattagatcgtaatttgtatagaagaaatagagaaTCACGTTGCTAAATGTTGTCTGTTTATGATTGGCAAAAGAGGTCcattccctagtgctattagagcatggaatgggtcgcctgagccagccaggaaaagcaatggcatggcagaatttaagtcattgatttacatgcatgactagattgacctaggaacacaattaagacgtaatcatcttcttttttgaagtaatttcCGCATTTTATAAAATAGATAAGACTCCAGCCGGATCTAAAACAGTCCTTTAGTATCAACATGTTGTCTCTTCCACGTGTTGGACggtgcgcaccatcagtgtcgACTCGGGAgcggggttataacaatatttatgaTTGTGCTTCAGCaagtttttacaaattattattcAGACTTGATGCTTTGAAGAGCCGACTTGCCAGTGAGGGTTATCCGGACATTGCTATGGTCATCGTGAACGGAGGGGAGTCTATATCCAGGAACAGCATAGCCAACCTGCAGAATGCTAGTAGCATTGCCGTCATCCAAGACAACGAGCAGCATACTATGTACCAGGAGATCTTCAGGCGAAACAAGGATGACTTCATTGTGTATGACAGGTGAGTCgcatttttgtatttgtaaattgtgGTGCACTGTTTTCTGTATCATAGCAGCTTTATTGTTTCTTCTCCTGTCCAAAAGTATCTCAAAGTTTAGGGATTTTACTAATTGTGTTGTTGTTAATCTAGTCAATAGTGAatatacatttttctaatataaatctCTCTGCTGTATTTTGCGTTCGTTTCTTGTTTTCTTCATTTGAGGGCATCGAACAAATGgacgcatattctaatattggtctaTTCAAGATTAATTCGCATTTAGTTGGAAACcggaaatacatttttatccgcgactgatcgattcacagacctatatatatatagagagagatttttatgtacgtaaactctctTTTCAGTCTCtaaggggagtcgccccaatcaatcttttctgtcttagaaaagtaatggtctttagttttcaaagtttagacataatgcaaaatcatttcttggatattcacgcaaatatatgaaacaaagccatttcctgtttgttttcattgagataatgtttcaaaaatcctagatcgaaataattcatgttgatttaaatcatcttatgtacatttcaatagattgattaatacctagatctttctagattatgtatctgaaaattgaaaaataataattatgagacgagagtactcttattttttgatattcaattactagatctagatctaaaaatttaattatatgttacataggttagggttaaaaaaaaaacaacacaatattacttcttttaactactttacaaaacaacgcattgatccaactttctaaaaaaatttcacgacattttttgtaatgctaaaaaatctccatgtccagtatagagtagtatatataagtctatgccctaatgctttgttggatttttaaataccataatttcatcaatatgcgGATTccgcgatttttttttatttacattcattATAACACTGTATACTTTTTAGTCTAAGTAGGCCTAACTGACTTACCACGAATAAGATAATTGTTTACAATATATTTAATGTTCATATTACTTCTAATAAATGATGCTTGCAGACACAggaagacatgctccaattcgaTTCCCATTATTGGGCTTTCTCTAAATCTTCTTGTAATAtgtcttatattatattgtttcattgttctatatattatgcaatcatcaaTAAGTAAGAGTTTAGGTCATTTATGTATTTTAGAAACAGTAGTGGGCCTAAGACTGTTCCATGGGGTACATCTTAGTTATCGGCTATTGGTGCCGATTTGGAGCCATCTATTATTTAAACTAGCCTCACGAACTTTGTTCCGAAATACTTCACACCCGACCCCCAATCGCGACTCATTGAAAAATTTTCTTTGCACACGTTAAACAATTATTATGGTAGGGTTCCTGTGTAAGTATTATAAAATAGGCATAGATATTTCATACGTCAATGAAagtcatctagattctatatgtggcataaaactaaaaaagataaatatatttttacattattgaaTTTGTAAATTCACTAAAGCGGACCTACTATGCAAATGTAAAAATTGTCTCTCTTCCTTAAAACTTGTATTAAAATTGCATCACCAGAATGTAACATATCATTTCCGTCCTTTTACGATCTATTGAGAAGATGAtgaagtcatctgtttctatagccaacagttaatgagggtgtcatgtggtcactacaatgaccaaccgctttttctttccccaactaattaaagtcgtttccatttttttaaataaatgcttttaaaaaacgatAACCTTTCTTTCAGTTACATAACTTATCCAAAtcatagacaatatatatacatcGTATAACCTTTTTCTAaacaagctttttaaaaatgtttttgttgttttagatgCGGACAGAGGTCTGTGGTCATTCCTCACCCTTACAGTTTTCTTGGTTATGTGACTACAGAGCGCGCGCTGAAAACTGTTCACTCTGGTAGACTCTTGTGCCACTGCCAACTGGATACTATTGCAGAAAATGGCGAACAGATGCAGTCAGACGAACCACTTGGGCCAAGAGATACTACCCAAACTAGCAcatatgtgagcaggtcagggtgGCGCTAACTGAGTGAGGTCCTTTTAATTACTGCTGCTCAACATTTGCTCAATATTTTacagtaggcaggtggtagctctactgggtgggcccaatctgtgcacctcggtctgcgaccaaggggcttgAGTTGCCTAAGCAACcggacagcacaattaaactaaactaaactaatctagctaactaaaagaacaaactaaactaaatttataaaacaaaacttatatacactttatttacaacaaacttacaaagcaataaaaatatagatgaatacgaaaaaaaaaactttacagaaacaactaaataaacttagaaataaacAACTAATCAACCTGACTataccactacaaacactaataAGAAACCCAAATGTCTAACTATCTTTACTAGATTACACCTAAAAATACCAACACTAAACACAACAGTACAGCAGACAGCTTAACTGTGGCAGTaataaatatactaataaaGGCAGTAGCTATTGCAGACAGAGTAAGCTACTAGCAACAGAACTACAGCAATACCACAACAGGCAGTACCACAACAGGCAGCTATAATGGCAGTACTATAGCAGTAATGGCAGTACTATAGCAGTAATGACAGTACTATAGCAGTAATGACAGTAGGGCAGGAATTATAGCCtgcaattacaaatataaacaaacataagacGATGATAAgacataataacaaaataataataactagaCCTAGTCTAGCACATACACATACCTAAATGCATGAGGTAAATACAATTACCTGCATGTAGCTAATAAAAGCCATACATACTCAAGTCAAAGTCTAAGCCGCGACCAACACCGATCAGGCTAGACTACAATAAACATAAATCTAAGTCTAGGCTCAACAAATCGAACAAAGCCGCCATGACAGCGATGCTTAGGACGCAGCCatcttttacattaaaaagtaGGACAAACTGCCAACtagcaataaaatattaataaaaatacataggaaacataaaataataaaatatttcaaatagacATAAGTATAGAAAACAATAAGGGGA
The DNA window shown above is from Biomphalaria glabrata chromosome 5, xgBioGlab47.1, whole genome shotgun sequence and carries:
- the LOC106060687 gene encoding selenoprotein Pb-like isoform X3, which produces MTAHLASLIGLGCIVVVLASQVTSQSCSAFTWKSTLGENPLATHRGKVVLVALMAAHSSYCITQASRLDALKSRLASEGYPDIAMVIVNGGESISRNSIANLQNASSIAVIQDNEQHTMYQEIFRRNKDDFIVYDRCGQRSVVIPHPYSFLGYVTTERALKTVHSGRLLCHCQLDTIAENGEQMQSDEPLGPRDTTQTSTYVSRSGWR
- the LOC106060687 gene encoding selenoprotein Pb-like isoform X2 — translated: MTAHLASLIGLGCIVVVLASQVTSQSCSAFTWKSTLGENPLATHRGKVVLVALMAAHSSYCITQASRLDALKSRLASEGYPDIAMVIVNGGESISRNSIANLQNASSIAVIQDNEQHTMYQEIFRRNKDDFIVYDRCGQRSVVIPHPYSFLGYVTTERALKTVHSGRLLCHCQLDTIAENGEQMQSDEPLGPRDTTQTSTYVSRILLHGFFSRFQLLDQETFHNYSMSMTTYASIKNTANKLFN